From the Lathyrus oleraceus cultivar Zhongwan6 chromosome 4, CAAS_Psat_ZW6_1.0, whole genome shotgun sequence genome, one window contains:
- the LOC127076022 gene encoding eukaryotic translation initiation factor 1A, with amino-acid sequence MPKNKGKGGKNRKRGKNEADDEKRELVFKEDGQEYAQVLRMLGNGRCEAMCIDGTKRLCHIRGKMHKKVWIAAGDIILVGLRDYQDDKADVILKYMPDEARLLKAYGELPDNTRLNEGIGGGLDEEDDGDGNDYIEFEDEDIDKI; translated from the coding sequence ATGCCGAAGAACAAGGGAAAGGGAGGAAAGAATCGCAAGCGAGGAAAGAACGAAGCCGACGACGAGAAACGAGAGCTCGTCTTCAAAGAAGACGGCCAAGAATACGCTCAGGTCCTCCGCATGCTCGGTAACGGTCGATGCGAAGCCATGTGCATCGACGGAACAAAGCGTCTCTGTCATATCCGTGGGAAGATGCACAAGAAAGTTTGGATCGCTGCCGGGGATATTATTCTCGTCGGACTTCGTGATTATCAGGACGATAAGGCGGATGTTATTCTGAAGTATATGCCGGATGAGGCGAGGCTGCTTAAGGCGTATGGGGAGCTGCCGGATAATACGAGGCTTAATGAAGGGATTGGCGGTGGACTTGATGAGGAAGATGATGGAGATGGGAATGATTACATTGAGTTTGAGGATGAGGATATTGATAAGATTtaa
- the LOC127076021 gene encoding uncharacterized protein LOC127076021 — protein MIRLSKLKPLLHSTNSSLSSSPHQLLQRCSVSRTAKGKGKAGQILKRSKVTVKKTGSEPKPGIPTGSREKQEKERLYNQCIDAPTPLRHLKPKQREREAEREKLGLISKDRQREIDMTKKKNQKFRVSEKPSIVGTPGLDYVTLGLVDAEKLPKYELTAEDGKRLAKEYSRVLMRKHRARQAAETNLLSLKKEAIEALPEKLKEAALVPDLSPFPVNRFMATLTPPIEGYIEKIREAANRISGKEKIR, from the coding sequence ATGATTCGCCTCTCAAAGCTAAAACCACTCTTACACTCAACAAACTCATCACTATCATCTTCTCCTCACCAACTCCTCCAACGCTGTTCCGTCAGCCGCACCGCAAAAGGAAAAGGCAAAGCGGGCCAAATCCTAAAACGTTCAAAAGTCACCGTCAAAAAAACCGGATCCGAACCCAAACCCGGAATCCCAACCGGTTCACGCGAGAAACAAGAAAAGGAGCGTCTCTACAATCAATGCATCGACGCACCAACTCCCCTCCGCCACCTAAAACCCAAACAACGCGAACGAGAAGCGGAACGCGAGAAATTAGGGTTAATAAGCAAAGACCGGCAGCGAGAAATCGATATGACGAAGAAGAAAAATCAGAAATTTAGGGTTTCTGAGAAGCCCTCGATCGTTGGAACACCGGGTTTGGATTATGTAACATTGGGTTTGGTTGATGCTGAGAAATTGCCGAAGTATGAATTAACTGCTGAAGATGGGAAGAGATTGGCGAAGGAGTATAGTAGGGTTTTGATGAGGAAGCATAGGGCAAGACAAGCTGCTGAAACGAACCTTTTGAGTTTGAAAAAAGAAGCGATTGAAGCTTTGCCTGAGAAGCTGAAAGAAGCTGCTTTGGTTCCTGATTTGTCTCCTTTTCCGGTGAATCGTTTTATGGCTACTCTTACTCCTCCTATTGAGGGTTATATTGAGAAGATTAGGGAAGCTGCTAATAGGATCAGTGGGAAGGAGAAGATTAGATAG